From a single Leptidea sinapis chromosome 1, ilLepSina1.1, whole genome shotgun sequence genomic region:
- the LOC126968737 gene encoding U3 small nucleolar RNA-associated protein 6 homolog has translation MAELVNQRIEATINELEQMRRTELYDDEELREIARKRKEFEYRIQRRLKEKDDYVQYIAYELALLEDITYRRKQIKMHEKLKDIEYAIAKRLNKVFKQFIMRYQDDVEIYFEYIKFCKAVKFDFAAAAIIGQMLQIHGDKPKTWLLASLYETKVKNSIETSRSFLLKGIHRHPESEELYRNLFEVELKLAFSAETDDEKDKCIKRAEVVWRNGVKNIPDLKFLFQICDIALTYDNETVMKSLKEEIWSKRDNKDVWSYIAMKELQGFHWEQIDDTIDTNHLNFSKELNNFVVLYEKALEQFPDEKLCTEYIHKLLGLNDSICTDLQKIAVVKRAWEHGHANGLLTNDMYSFGFTFLRLEDEIKTEEFMQILDTALVKNPKSRVLWEEKLLLSKDNENEMLSILQDADKTLRGEDLIYLWNFMLDNIESNVVFRSCYKKFQACENAIALSLKPKLLQKMYEHNGLKTAREVYENFVRTPPTQKELHKVMINIELAQEKLSLKHARKYYECLVHHHGSDHVDVWLEYISFETNMGNVSAIASIHRRAIAQLKKDIVDDFIKAQAITRLK, from the exons ATGGCAGAACTAGTTAATCAGCGTATTGAAGCAACAATAAATGAACTCGAGCAAATGAGAAGAACAGAACTGTATGATGATGAGGAACTAAG aGAAATAGCACGTAAGCGGAAAGAATTTGAATATAGAATTCAAAGAAGGTTAAAGGAAAAGGATGATTATGTTCAATACATTGCTTATGAATTAGCTTTACTTGAAGATATAACATATAGAAGAAAACAAATTAAGATGCACGAAAAGCTAAAGGATATAGAATATGCAATAGCTAAACGTTTGAATAAAGTTTTCAAGCAGTTTATAATGAGATACCAAGATGATGtggaaatttattttgaatatatcaagttctgtAAGGCTGTTAAATTTGATTTTGCTGCTGCAGCTATTATTGGTCAAATGTTGCAG aTCCATGGGGATAAACCAAAAACATGGCTGCTGGCTAGTTTATATGAAACTAAAGTTAAGAATAGCATAGAAACTTCCAGAAGTTTTTTACTTAAGGGGATTCATAGACATCCAGAATCCGAAGAGCTGTATAGAAATTTGTTTGAAGTTGAACTAAAACTTGCATTTAGTGCTGAAACTGATGATGAAAAG gataaatgtataaaaagagCTGAAGTTGTTTGGAGGAACGGAGTTAAAAATATCCCAGACTTgaaatttttattccaaatttgTGATATTGCATTGACTTATGACAATGAGACTGTGATGAAGTCTTTAAAAGAGGAAATTTGGAGCAAAAGAGATAACAAAGATGTTTGGTCATACATTGCCATGAAAGAGCTGCAA ggcTTTCATTGGGAACAAATAGATGATACTATAGATACCAATCATCTCaatttttcaaaagaattgaaCAATTTTGTAGTACTTTATGAAAAAGCTTTGGAACAG TTTCCAGATGAAAAGTTATGTACTGAATACATTCATAAGTTACTTGGCTTAAATGACAGCATTTGTACAGATCTACAGAAGATTGCTGTTGTAAAGCGAGCCTGGGAACATGGGCATGCAAACGGTTTACTGACAAATGATATGTACTCTTTTGGATTCACCTTTTTAAGATTagaagatgaaataaaaacagaagAATTCATGCag ATACTCGATACAGCCCTAGTAAAGAATCCTAAGTCAAGAGTTTTATGGGAAGAAAAACTGTTGCTTAGTAAAGACAATGAAAATGAGATGCTTTCCATACTGCAAGATGCTGATAAAACTCTGAGAGGGGAggatttaatttatctttggaATTTCATGTTGGATAATATTGAATCAAATGTTgtg TTTAGGAGTTGCTACAAGAAATTCCAGGCATGTGAAAATGCAATTGCCCTGTCATTGAAGCCAAAATTATTACAGAAAATGTATGAACATAATGGATTGAAGACTGCTAGGGAagtttatgaaaattttgtgAGAACACCTCCAACACAGAAGGAATTGCATAAAGTAATGATTAATATTGAGTTGGCACAAGAAAAACTAAGTTTAAAACATGcaagaaaatattatgaatgtctGGTCCATCACCATGGAAGTGACCATGTAGATGTTTGGCTGGAATATATTAGTTTTGAAACAAATATGGGTAATGTCTCGGCTATAGCTTCAATTCATAGAAGAGCAATTGCTCAGTTAAAAAAAGATATAGTTGATGATTTCATAAAAGCCCAGGCTATAActagattaaaataa
- the LOC126968935 gene encoding mitochondrial carrier homolog 2-like, which yields MDEIEKEKIAALPSQLLVTTICHPMEYAKILIQLGYEPLPPRRSTTLFGRPAMILPNVFQYIKFIKKSDGFFGCYRGLSARVLGLVASSQLSVKVIHACGIDLPEIDDPPNIVTDEEPKIEDYYKLGRRDIIMHTASVIVSYPFHVISVRMMASFIGKEEDYSSLVRAIVSIYRDDGLLGFFHGVIPKLLGDWTCVALTGVLAYYVNKYIVKTKDLRYYTVPLLTFVTSTLTYPTMVVSTCMAVVGSSLKAGNPPMMPNYPSWQHCWKDLIRNKQHKRGSSLIFRYYIAPIAAMQ from the coding sequence ATGGACGaaattgaaaaagaaaaaattgcGGCTCTACCATCGCAATTATTAGTTACTACAATATGCCATCCAATGGAATATGCAAAGATACTTATTCAGCTGGGGTACGAGCCTTTACCTCCGCGGCGTTCCACAACACTTTTTGGTCGGCCTGCCATGATATTACCTAacgtttttcaatatattaaGTTTATAAAGAAATCAGACGGATTCTTCGGATGTTACAGAGGATTATCAGCAAGAGTTCTCGGTTTGGTGGCATCTAGTCAACTATCTGTAAAAGTGATACATGCGTGTGGTATTGATCTGCCTGAAATTGACGATCCTCCTAATATTGTTACGGATGAAGAACCCAAGATTGAAGATTATTACAAGTTGGGTCGGCGCGATATAATCATGCACACCGCTTCAGTAATAGTGTCATATCCATTCCATGTTATATCTGTCAGAATGATGGCATCATTTATTGGTAAGGAGGAAGACTACAGTTCTTTAGTGAGAGCTATTGTTTCAATATACAGAGATGATGGTCTTCTTGGATTCTTTCATGGTGTCATACCCAAGTTGCTTGGAGATTGGACATGTGTAGCCCTTACTGGAGTATTGGCTTACtatgtaaacaaatatattgtGAAAACAAAGGACCTCAGATACTATACAGTTCCTCTTTTGACATTTGTGACCAGCACATTGACATATCCAACAATGGTTGTGTCAACTTGTATGGCTGTTGTAGGGAGTAGTTTGAAGGCTGGAAACCCACCAATGATGCCTAACTATCCCTCATGGCAGCATTGCTGGAAAGACTTGATAAGAAACAAACAGCACAAAAGAGGATCTTCTCTTATCTTTAGGTATTACATTGCTCCAATAGCAGCAATGCAGTAA
- the LOC126968370 gene encoding tonsoku-like protein: MEEERLLRKKKKSMNGSNRRLYAEACNELAAFYYEHTRYSEALEEYKNEAAVYKELGLRLEWGTCNRMIGEMYMFLAEFDKALKYEERHLAVAKELSNLVEEQRAMATLGRIYLLQGQSSEDEESKTSLTAAEKAFMKGLILCGKLSGKINKTELMDMRARLLLNIGVVQEHLGHLDKAIDCINKAITICSNQDLFELLHNCYTTQALLYDNKTKDHAKALSCLNKALEVASRLGNKALLMCGTLSSKAEILCKMSDYQSAKQVLHKAWKLNTPADEERDKIETNLKVVAAMCYTEDLLVSTDPSDHNTFKKLYEKLGDGACHLNNYSGAIEYYLKMLDHAELAGDCGKKLIPIYVSLYQTYKDMGSYNEALQYYYKEYELIKDVPKEAYHTLYHIAHVSYLAKKPYNQIEKACLDARNAARDCGNRKFESRILKNLLKYQEMYGELDSMEDTKSELRALCCDNVDMSEDEQSSGPGDEDTTNIGDEICLEDLTDLSDTNEEDTTKTKRETRRRGKGYTIKKNMKGETQLHVACISGNKLLVERLIAQGHPVNVSDNAGWLPIHEACINGHIEVVDILINHGANINDRGGANCDGITPLYDAASNGHLEVVQLLLNKGAIPSLKTDFGETPLRVLQKWRTSTILTKAQEVLYNNICNKIQNMGSNAENLNISKSRTPVKDNIYKSPPSTSKMSSSIKDLVSPCKRRNVIDEDSDTEMNVSQNISQIAFPSDDSNSDEEYTKDDNIRNVKEYRSAISALRNRSSNGSPTVENTKKSKSALLHPSEVDDDWLDDDLGNMNKCRKRKLSDPLNSIPKKTAIDSLKDSIANLNKIEPLTDNAMHVNKSKNKIREAINISENSSDSDYFQCDENLCPKDAESMKSIMKEFNFKPKDTRESMKKRCKRQTSLLRAGFQRKIDSDQSSRSGSDTELTEKNISKRSQSPFGYTRKHSSEKFGRANSNEAFNFVQQVSPNIVQPMNVIQPIKIVQSKNGKPVQTQILPPTAVKVKVEDKVLLISLKLDTINKLTISWLVEEVKSRYYKLTGIRPIFSLMTSDGAILSEDDPLSLVLSSPELNTCISNWKSSPAEERYLECCDALSISPSEEIQQAVGRSHTTRRLALGSQTLPPSQLRPLFRALTHQTHITAIMIANNNIGNNGIKYLTESICTMKHLTLLDVRNNNITGDGVKLFLNCFERTNRLVSSIEDIDFSDNPIGNDGFKHVLKLSQHLRLKVLKLNRCSVTDSAASDMNATQINFDTLEVFDISNNDIKQVIVSNLTTVLNPNVLCELDLDNIGVEGSVVSCLSSFMDTAKELKIRRFSLSNCKLADGQFMRIYRCLGRAKNLQTITLKHNLLTFITLKKLLQRQPTVPQINLQGCHNIFKYSPDSDFQVWLPAVDFGPCIPEINVTPVSNTDAERESFKCFSKTWLNCFKGRGMIEHCDEGVIKFTAR; this comes from the exons atggaAGAAGAGA gattattaagaaaaaagaaaaagtctATGAATGGTAGCAATAGAAGATTATATGCAGAAGCGTGTAATGAATTAGCTgcattttattatgaacataCTCGATATTCCGAAGCTCTTGAAGAATACAAAAATGAGGCGGCTGTTTATAAAGAGTTGGGACTACGTTTGGAATGGGGCACCTGTAATAGAATGATTGGGGAAATGTACATGTTTTTGGCGGAGTTCGATAAAGCTCTAAAGTATGAAGAGCGGCATTtag CTGTAGCAAAAGAATTGAGCAACTTAGTAGAAGAACAAAGAGCAATGGCTACACTTGGGAGGATTTACCTTCTTCAAGGTCAGAGCTCAGAAGATGAAGAGTCAAAAACATCATTGACAGCAGCAGAAAAAGCATTCATGAAGGGCCTCATTCTCTGCGGAAA ATTAagtggaaaaataaataaaacagaattaATGGACATGAGAGCTAGACTGTTACTTAATATTGGTGTAGTACAAGAGCACCTTGGTCATTTAGACAAAGCAATAGATTGTATTAACAAAGCCATCACAATATGCTCTAACCAGGATCTGTTTGAGTTATTACACAACTGCTATACTACTCAAGCATTGCTGTACGATAACAAAACGAAAGACCATGCAAAGGCTTTAAGTTGTCTTAACAAGGCCCTTGAGGTTGCTAGTAGATTGGGAAACAAG gctTTGCTAATGTGTGGAACATTATCCTCCAAAGCTGAGATATTGTGTAAAATGTCAGACTACCAAAGTGCTAAACAAGTGCTGCATAAGGCATGGAAATTAAATACACCAGCTGATGAGGAAAGAGACAAAATTGAGACTAATCTCAAAGTTG TTGCGGCAATGTGCTATACGGAAGATCTTTTAGTGTCCACTGACCCCTCTGATCATAACACATTTAAAAAGTTGTATGAAAAGCTTGGTGACGGTGCTTGTCATTTGAATAATTACTCAGGTGCAATAGAATATTACTTGAAAATGTTGGATCATGCGGAATTGGCTGGAGATTGCGGAAAGAAATTGATACCAATATATGTGAG tttatatcaaACATACAAAGACATGGGATCATACAACGAAGCCCTACAATACTACTACAAAGAGTATGAACTCATTAAAGATGTTCCTAAGGAAGCATACCATACATTGTATCATATTGCACATGTGTCATATCTTGCTAAGAAACCATACAACCAAATTGAGAAGGCTTGTCTGGACGCAAGAAATGCT GCAAGAGATTGCGGTAACAGAAAATTTGAATCcagaattttaaaaaatctgtTGAAATACCAAGAAATGTATGGAGAGCTCGATTCTATGGAAGACACAAAGAGTGAACTCAGAGCATTATGTTGTGATAATGTGGACATGTCTGAGGATGAACAGAGTTCTGGGCCCGGTGATGAAGATACTACTAATATTGGCGATGAGATATGCCTCGAAGATCTCACTG ATCTGTCTGACACGAATGAGGAAGACACGACGAAGACAAAACGTGAGACACGCAGAAGAGGGAAAGGTTATACCATCAAGAAAAATATGAAAGGAGAGACGCAACTGCATGtt GCATGCATATCTGGAAATAAGCTGTTAGTAGAACGTCTCATAGCTCAGGGTCACCCAGTGAACGTCAGTGACAACGCGGGCTGGCTTCCGATCCACGAAGCCTGCATAAACGGACATATCGAAGTTGTTGATATATTGATTAACCACGGCGCTAATATCAATGACCGGGGAGGAGCTAACTGTGATG GGATAACACCATTATATGATGCAGCAAGTAATGGTCACTTAGAAGTAGTACAATTATTGCTTAATAAGGGTGCAATACCTTCGCTAAAGACTGATTTTGGTGAAACGCCGCTTCGTGTCCTACAAAAATGGCGGACGAGTACAATATTGACAAAAGCCCAAGAAGTTCTGTataacaatatttgtaataaaatacaaaatatgggCAGTAATGCAGAGAATTTAAATATATCGAAATCTAGAACTCCAGTTAaagacaatatttataaatctccTCCAAGTACATCTAAAATGTCCAGCAGTATAAAAGACTTAGTGTCGCCATGTAAAAGGAGGAATGTAATAGATGAAGATAGTGATACCGAAATGAATGTATCTCAAAATATAAGTCAAATTGCATTTCCCTCAGACGATTCAAATTCTGACGAGGAATACACAAAAGACGataatataagaaatgttaAGGAATACAGAAGTGCAATTTCTGCTTTAAGAAATAGAAGCTCAAATGGTTCTCCTACAGTTGAAAATACAAAGAAATCAAAATCTGCTTTATTACATCCCAGTGAAGTAGACGACGATTGGCTTGATGATGATCTAGGTAATATGAATAAGTGTAGAAAACGTAAACTGAGCGATCCGTTGAATTCAATACCTAAAAAAACAGCTATCGACAGTCTCAAAGACAGTATTGCCAATCTTAATAAAATTGAGCCACTGACTGACAATGCCATGCACGTAAAtaagtctaaaaataaaattagagaaGCGATTAACATCAGCGAAAATAGTTCAGATTCGGATTACTTCCAATGTGATGAAAACTTGTGTCCAAAAGATGCAGAATCAATGAAAAGTATTATGAaggaatttaattttaaaccgAAAGATACAAGAGAAAGTATGAAGAAAAGATGTAAAAGACAAACATCTCTATTACGCGCTGGCTTTCAAAGAAAAATAGATTCCGACCAATCAAGTAGAAGCGGTAGCGATACAGAGTTAACTGAGAAAAACATTTCAAAACGATCACAGTCCCCATTTGGTTATACACGAAAACATTCAAGTGAAAAGTTTGGTCGCGCTAATTCGAATGAAGCTTTTAATTTCGTACAGCAAGTTAGTCCTAATATTGTGCAGCCGATGAATGTAATACAACCAATAAAAATTGTACAATCGAAGAACGGTAAACCTGTACAGACTCAGATATTGCCACCAACAGCGGTGAAAGTAAAAGTTGAAGATAAAGTGTTGTTGATATCGTTAAAATTAGACACTATTAATAAATTGACAATCAGCTGGCTGGTTGAAGAAGTCAAATCGCGATATTACAA ACTGACAGGTATCAGGCCAATATTCAGTTTGATGACGTCAGACGGAGCTATACTTTCAGAAGATGATCCACTTAGTTTGGTTCTGAGTTCGCCAGAACTTAACACATGTATTAGCAACTGGAAGTCTTCACCGGCTGAGGAAAGATATCTTGAGTGCTGTGATGCACTTTCTATAT CTCCTTCAGAAGAAATACAACAAGCGGTGGGGCGTAGTCATACCACACGTCGATTGGCTTTAGGGTCACAAACATTACCTCCTTCTCAGCTCCGGCCACTATTCCGCGCCCTCACACACCAAACTCATATTACAGCCATCATGATAGCTAACAACAACATAGGAAATAATGGAATCAAATATCTAACAGAAAGTATTTGCACCATGAAACACCTAACTCTACTCGatgtaagaaataataatataacaggtGACGGAGTAAAGTTGTTTCTCAATTGCTTTGAAAGAACTAATAGACTAGTTAGTTCTATTGAAGATATTGATTTCAGTGATAATCCAATAGGAAATGATGGATTTAAACATGTCTTAAAATTAAGTCAACATTTAAGacttaaagtattaaaactaaACAGATGCAGTGTAACTGATAGTGCAGCTTCAGACATGAATGCTACTCAAATCAATTTTGATACTTTGGAGGTTTTTGATATTAGCAATAATGACATTAAACAAGTGATAGTGAGTAATCTTACGACAGTTTTAAATCCAAATGTGCTGTGTGAGTTGGATTTAGATAATATTGGTGTCGAGGGAAGTGTGGTTAGTTGTTTGTCCAGTTTTATGGATACAGCAAAGGAGTTAAAAATAAGAAGATTTAGCCTGTCTAATTGTAAATTAGCTGACGGACAGTTTatgaggatctatag ATGTCTCGGTCGTGCCAAGAATCTACAAACAATTACTCTGAAACACAATTTGCTAACATTTATAACATTGAAGAAGCTCCTTCAACGACAACCTACAGTACCACAAATAAACCTGCAGGGCTGCCATAACATATTCAAATACTCACCAGATTCCGACTTCCAAGTATGGCTCCCCGCTGTTGACTTCGGGCCTTGTATTCCTGAAATTAATGTGACACCAGTTTCAAACACGGATGCGGAGCGGGAAAGTTTTAAGTGTTTCTCTAAAACTTGGCTGAACTGTTTCAAAGGTCGCGGTATGATAGAACATTGTGATGAAGGAGTGATCAAGTTTACAGCTAGGTGA